The Desulfovibrio desulfuricans DSM 642 genome includes a window with the following:
- a CDS encoding phenylacetate--CoA ligase family protein produces the protein MLFNIKQETLPREEMEALQLRRLRDLCNRVYANVPFYRKRFDEAGITPADIKSLADLKLLPFTEKQDLRNHYPYGLFAVPKDHIVRLHASSGTTGKSVVVGYTQRDLETWAELMARSLAAAGVVRSDVVHVAYGYGLFTGGLGAHYGAERLGATVVPASGGATRRQAGLLRDFGATVLCATPSYGLHLWEASMEVGVNFRDLPLRVGVFGAEPWSEAMRRDIEDKMDISAMNIYGLSEIMGPGVAMECEEAKCGMHLWEDHILPEIIDPVTGDQLPPGEVGELVLTTLTKEGIPMLRYRTRDLTSLDYTPCRCGRTHVRISRLQGRSDDMLIIRGVNVFPQQIEGILMESEGLSPNYQIIVDRLHNLDTLEVRVEMNENLFADEIRKLQMLEGRLQKTIKEYLGVSAKVRLMEPRSIERSEGKAKRIVDNRPKD, from the coding sequence GTGCTTTTCAACATCAAACAGGAAACTCTGCCACGCGAAGAAATGGAGGCGCTGCAACTGCGCCGCCTGCGTGATTTGTGCAACCGCGTCTACGCAAACGTGCCCTTTTATCGCAAACGCTTTGACGAGGCGGGCATAACCCCTGCCGACATCAAGTCGCTGGCGGATCTTAAGCTGCTGCCCTTTACGGAAAAGCAGGATCTGCGCAACCACTATCCTTATGGTCTTTTTGCGGTTCCCAAGGATCACATCGTACGCCTGCACGCCTCCAGCGGCACCACGGGCAAATCTGTTGTGGTGGGCTATACCCAGCGCGACCTTGAAACATGGGCGGAACTGATGGCCCGCAGTTTGGCCGCCGCAGGCGTGGTGCGCTCGGACGTGGTGCATGTGGCCTATGGTTACGGCCTCTTTACCGGCGGGCTGGGCGCGCACTATGGAGCAGAGCGCCTTGGCGCCACTGTTGTGCCCGCTTCTGGCGGCGCGACCCGGCGTCAGGCCGGTTTGCTGCGCGATTTTGGCGCAACAGTGCTCTGCGCCACGCCGTCCTATGGCCTGCATCTGTGGGAAGCATCCATGGAAGTGGGCGTTAATTTTCGCGATCTGCCCCTGCGCGTGGGCGTTTTTGGTGCCGAGCCGTGGTCTGAAGCCATGCGCCGCGACATTGAAGACAAAATGGACATCAGCGCCATGAACATTTACGGCCTGTCCGAAATCATGGGGCCCGGCGTTGCCATGGAATGCGAAGAAGCCAAGTGCGGCATGCATTTGTGGGAAGACCACATCCTGCCCGAAATCATTGACCCCGTTACGGGCGACCAGCTCCCCCCCGGCGAAGTGGGCGAACTGGTGCTGACCACGCTGACCAAGGAAGGCATCCCCATGTTGCGCTACCGCACGCGCGACCTCACCAGCCTTGATTACACCCCCTGCCGGTGCGGCCGTACCCACGTGCGCATTTCGCGCCTCCAGGGCCGCAGCGACGACATGCTCATCATCCGCGGCGTCAACGTGTTCCCGCAGCAGATTGAGGGCATCCTGATGGAAAGCGAGGGGCTTTCCCCCAACTACCAGATCATCGTGGATCGCTTGCACAACCTCGACACCCTTGAAGTGCGCGTTGAAATGAATGAAAACCTCTTTGCCGATGAAATCCGCAAGCTGCAAATGCTTGAAGGCCGCCTGCAAAAGACCATCAAGGAATACCTGGGCGTCTCCGCCAAGGTACGCCTGATGGAACCCCGCTCCATTGAGCGCTCCGAGGGCAAGGCCAAACGCATTGTGGATAACCGCCCCAAGGATTAG
- the rsfS gene encoding ribosome silencing factor, translating to MENNTSSSPAGGTAPKRYSDVPLEEKLADVVTWLEEHKAARVVSVDMAGQGGFAEALVIASAGSVRHAQSLADGVGELCRQRNFEYLRMEGYTAGQWILVDMNDIVVNVFLEPVRELYGLEALWGKAASLAEARSGE from the coding sequence ATGGAAAACAACACTTCTTCTTCACCTGCAGGGGGCACAGCCCCCAAGCGTTATTCGGATGTCCCCCTGGAAGAAAAGCTGGCGGACGTGGTCACCTGGCTTGAAGAGCACAAGGCCGCGCGCGTGGTCAGCGTAGATATGGCCGGGCAGGGCGGCTTTGCCGAGGCCCTGGTCATTGCCAGCGCCGGTTCGGTGCGCCACGCCCAGAGCCTCGCCGATGGCGTGGGCGAACTTTGCCGCCAGCGCAATTTTGAATATCTGCGCATGGAAGGCTACACCGCCGGTCAGTGGATTCTGGTGGACATGAACGATATTGTCGTCAACGTCTTTCTGGAGCCGGTGCGCGAGCTTTACGGCCTTGAGGCCCTGTGGGGCAAGGCCGCATCTCTGGCCGAAGCCCGAAGCGGGGAATAA
- the gpmI gene encoding 2,3-bisphosphoglycerate-independent phosphoglycerate mutase: protein MIMTPTLLLILDGWGIAEPGPGNAPYIAATPNMDALIARCPHSQLAASGRDVGLPRGYMGNSEVGHLNIGAGRVVYQDMTRIDVALEDGSFAANPVLNGLLESIRKSGGKLHLAGLLSDGGVHSHIHHLEALCGMAHKAGVPVRIHCLMDGRDRDPHSGVDFMRALQKSIEGQPKTRIASMVGRFFAMDRDKHWERLEEAWEVIVHGTPATTLAPVAAIEASYAAGITDEFIKPLYFAAGDDAGMANGDGLFLFNFRADRMRQFTQAFIQSGFDGFDRGRVPALAGVASMTAYESSFNIPVAFPKEAVSMGLGEVVSRQGLKQLRLAETEKYAHVTYFFNGGLEEPFAGEDRILVPSPREVKTYDQKPSMSAVEVTDKFVEAWNSGVYDLVVCNLANGDMVGHTGILQAAVNACEVVDACVGRMVAAVEARKGRMIVIADHGNCEKMLTSEGQPHTAHTTNPVPCILLEPDGKVHALADGRLADVATTILGLWGMQPSELMTGRNLAASQNEGEASRG, encoded by the coding sequence ATAATCATGACGCCCACGCTCTTGCTGATTCTTGATGGCTGGGGGATTGCCGAGCCGGGGCCCGGCAACGCGCCCTATATTGCAGCTACACCCAATATGGATGCGCTCATCGCGCGCTGCCCTCATTCCCAACTGGCGGCCTCCGGGCGCGATGTGGGGCTGCCGCGCGGCTACATGGGCAATTCCGAGGTGGGGCACCTGAACATCGGCGCAGGCCGCGTGGTGTATCAGGACATGACCCGCATCGATGTGGCGCTGGAAGACGGCAGCTTTGCCGCCAATCCGGTACTCAACGGGCTGCTTGAATCAATTCGCAAGAGCGGCGGCAAGCTGCATCTGGCGGGGCTGCTTTCTGATGGCGGTGTACACAGCCACATTCATCATCTGGAAGCCCTGTGCGGCATGGCCCATAAGGCAGGGGTGCCTGTGCGCATCCACTGCCTCATGGACGGGCGCGACCGCGACCCGCACAGCGGCGTGGATTTTATGCGCGCGCTGCAAAAGAGCATTGAAGGGCAGCCCAAGACGCGCATCGCCAGCATGGTGGGCCGTTTTTTTGCCATGGATCGCGACAAGCACTGGGAACGCCTTGAGGAAGCATGGGAAGTGATCGTTCACGGTACCCCTGCAACCACGCTTGCGCCCGTTGCGGCCATTGAAGCCTCTTACGCGGCTGGCATCACGGACGAATTCATCAAGCCCCTGTATTTTGCTGCGGGCGATGATGCCGGTATGGCCAATGGCGACGGCCTGTTCCTGTTCAACTTCCGTGCAGACCGCATGCGCCAGTTTACCCAGGCTTTTATTCAGTCGGGGTTTGACGGTTTTGACCGTGGCCGCGTTCCGGCTCTGGCCGGGGTTGCTTCCATGACCGCCTATGAATCAAGCTTCAATATCCCCGTGGCCTTTCCCAAGGAGGCCGTGAGCATGGGGCTTGGCGAGGTGGTTTCCCGGCAAGGGCTGAAGCAGCTGCGCCTGGCGGAAACGGAAAAATACGCGCACGTCACCTATTTTTTCAACGGCGGGCTTGAAGAGCCTTTTGCTGGAGAGGATCGCATTCTTGTGCCGTCCCCCCGCGAGGTGAAAACCTACGATCAAAAGCCCTCCATGAGCGCCGTTGAAGTGACGGACAAGTTTGTGGAAGCCTGGAATTCAGGCGTGTACGACCTTGTGGTCTGCAATCTCGCCAATGGCGACATGGTGGGGCATACGGGCATTCTTCAGGCTGCGGTCAACGCCTGCGAAGTGGTTGACGCCTGCGTGGGGCGCATGGTCGCCGCTGTGGAGGCCCGCAAGGGCCGCATGATTGTCATTGCCGACCACGGCAACTGCGAAAAAATGCTCACGTCCGAAGGTCAGCCCCACACGGCCCACACCACCAATCCCGTTCCCTGCATTCTGCTGGAGCCGGATGGAAAGGTGCATGCCCTGGCAGACGGCAGGCTGGCCGATGTGGCCACCACCATTCTTGGTCTTTGGGGGATGCAGCCTTCTGAACTGATGACCGGGCGCAATCTGGCCGCGTCACAAAATGAAGGGGAGGCCAGCCGTGGCTGA
- a CDS encoding outer membrane homotrimeric porin: protein MKRICTLILAAGLVFGAATGASAIDFKAKGQWLMGFSAGNNSLTNKTSVNGVKRKGDEGDGFVAQQRVRLQLDAVASEALSGTVFFEIGTQNWGKSDNGGALGADGNNQVKVKNAYIDWAIPQTDAKVRMGIQGLALPNTVAGGSAILDTDVAAVVGSYKFNENVALTAFWARPFNDNFDGDDARYHGTNHVNYLDNMDLFGVMAPLTFDGVNLTPWIMYGMLGKNTLTNYDSAKGTYNQVANNNDGNPPMTLLPAPMGSSITGNDFVRLGGTSKSYGSMFWAGLPVALTMFDPLNVELDINYGYVEGMGRYDVQKGQSNEWVRGSSQRQGWLAKALVEYKMDWATPGLFGWYASGDDSSVKNGSERMPSLVPTGNFTSYMGDGNMGWLRQDYGVDYAGTWGIGAQLKDMSFLEDLKHTFRVAYWGGTNSTSMVKYMNTAYSWSDGLGNNTVPYLTTRDGLVEFNLVNSYKIYQNLEMNLELDYMVNCMDNSTWKKAQTPSSFSKQDMYQAKVVFAYSF, encoded by the coding sequence ATGAAACGCATCTGTACGCTTATCCTGGCCGCCGGCCTGGTGTTCGGCGCGGCCACCGGCGCCAGCGCCATTGATTTCAAGGCCAAGGGCCAGTGGCTCATGGGCTTCAGCGCTGGTAACAACAGCCTGACCAACAAGACTTCTGTAAACGGTGTCAAGCGTAAGGGCGATGAGGGCGACGGCTTTGTTGCTCAGCAGCGCGTACGCTTGCAGTTGGACGCCGTGGCTTCTGAAGCCCTGTCCGGCACCGTGTTCTTTGAAATTGGCACCCAGAACTGGGGCAAGAGCGATAACGGCGGCGCCCTCGGTGCTGACGGCAACAACCAGGTTAAAGTGAAGAACGCCTACATCGACTGGGCCATCCCCCAGACCGATGCCAAGGTGCGCATGGGTATCCAGGGTCTTGCCCTGCCCAACACCGTTGCCGGTGGCTCCGCAATTCTTGATACCGACGTGGCCGCTGTTGTCGGTTCTTACAAGTTCAACGAAAATGTTGCCCTCACCGCTTTCTGGGCGCGTCCCTTCAATGATAACTTCGATGGCGATGATGCCCGTTACCACGGCACCAACCATGTGAACTATCTTGACAACATGGATCTGTTCGGCGTGATGGCCCCCCTGACCTTTGACGGCGTGAACCTGACCCCCTGGATCATGTACGGCATGCTGGGCAAGAACACCCTGACCAACTACGACTCCGCCAAGGGTACGTACAATCAGGTTGCCAACAATAATGACGGCAACCCGCCCATGACCCTGCTGCCCGCCCCCATGGGTTCGTCCATCACCGGTAACGATTTTGTGCGCCTCGGCGGCACCAGCAAGTCTTACGGTTCCATGTTCTGGGCCGGTCTGCCTGTTGCTCTGACCATGTTCGATCCCTTGAACGTGGAACTGGACATCAACTACGGCTATGTTGAAGGCATGGGCCGTTATGATGTGCAGAAGGGCCAGAGCAACGAATGGGTGCGCGGCAGCTCCCAGCGTCAGGGCTGGCTGGCCAAGGCCCTTGTTGAATACAAGATGGATTGGGCCACCCCCGGTCTGTTCGGCTGGTATGCCTCCGGCGACGACAGCAGCGTGAAGAACGGTTCCGAGCGCATGCCTTCCCTGGTGCCCACCGGCAACTTCACCTCCTACATGGGCGACGGCAACATGGGCTGGCTGCGTCAGGACTACGGCGTTGACTACGCCGGTACCTGGGGCATCGGCGCCCAGCTGAAGGACATGAGCTTCCTGGAAGACCTGAAGCACACCTTCCGCGTGGCCTACTGGGGCGGCACCAACAGCACCAGCATGGTCAAGTACATGAATACCGCCTACTCCTGGTCCGATGGTCTTGGCAACAACACTGTGCCTTACCTGACCACCCGCGACGGACTTGTGGAATTCAACCTCGTGAACTCCTACAAGATCTACCAGAACCTGGAAATGAACCTGGAACTGGACTACATGGTCAACTGCATGGACAACAGCACCTGGAAGAAGGCTCAGACCCCCAGCTCGTTCAGCAAGCAGGACATGTACCAGGCCAAAGTGGTCTTCGCGTACAGCTTCTAA
- the pstA gene encoding phosphate ABC transporter permease PstA produces the protein MFWLLRAIAACNVLALLAVCAFLLQNGLPALSWSFLTEAPRQMMTQGGIFPCIVGTAILSLGSLLLAFPLGVASAVYLNEYAKRNAFARFVRLGVNNLAGVPSVVFGLFGLSFFVTFCGFGVSILSGVLTLAVLTLPVIIGTAEEALRNVPDTYREASLALGATKSQTIARVILPCALPGMLTGAILGVARAAGETAAIMFTASVFYMPKGPDSIFSPVMALPYHMYVLATAGTEIDKTRPLQYGTGLVLLLLVLGMNLLAIILRDRLQKRY, from the coding sequence ATGTTCTGGCTGTTGCGCGCGATTGCCGCCTGCAACGTGCTGGCACTGCTGGCCGTATGCGCTTTTTTGCTGCAAAACGGCTTGCCTGCCTTAAGCTGGTCGTTCCTGACCGAGGCCCCCCGACAGATGATGACCCAGGGCGGCATATTCCCTTGCATCGTCGGCACGGCAATTCTGTCGCTGGGTTCCCTCTTGCTGGCGTTTCCTCTGGGCGTGGCCTCCGCCGTGTACCTCAATGAATACGCCAAGCGCAACGCCTTTGCCCGCTTTGTGCGTCTGGGGGTCAACAACCTTGCGGGTGTGCCTTCTGTGGTTTTTGGCCTGTTCGGGCTTTCATTTTTTGTTACCTTCTGCGGATTTGGCGTAAGTATTCTTTCTGGCGTGCTTACCCTTGCGGTTCTGACACTGCCAGTCATTATCGGCACAGCCGAGGAAGCCCTGCGCAATGTGCCGGACACATACCGCGAGGCCTCGCTGGCTTTGGGCGCAACCAAATCGCAGACCATTGCCCGCGTTATTTTGCCATGCGCGCTGCCCGGCATGCTCACTGGGGCCATTCTTGGAGTGGCGCGAGCCGCGGGCGAAACCGCCGCCATCATGTTTACAGCTTCGGTATTCTATATGCCCAAGGGGCCGGATTCCATATTCAGCCCGGTCATGGCGCTTCCCTACCATATGTATGTTCTTGCCACGGCAGGTACGGAAATCGACAAGACACGCCCCCTGCAATACGGCACCGGCCTCGTGCTGCTCTTGCTGGTACTGGGCATGAACCTGCTTGCCATCATTCTGCGAGACAGGTTGCAGAAACGCTACTAA
- the pstC gene encoding phosphate ABC transporter permease subunit PstC has translation MRSRDIKEKAVRVTLTTMAGSSLLALAGIVIFLFMEGLPLFSEYPFLNFLFGNLWYPTEEPGLFGIFPLLVASLAVTVLSSLLAVPMGVLTAVYLTEIAHPNVRRVIKPFVELLAALPSVVLGFLGMVVLAPFLQDYLDAATGLNLLNASLVLALMSVPTICSVSEDALFGVPRDLREASLALGATRWQTTVRVVIPAALSGIGTAVMLGMSRAIGETMVVLMVAGGAGIIPTSLLDPVRPMPASIAAEMAEAAFRSEHYHALFAIGIVLFFLTLSFNLAAGYIAEKHRQVGTSSL, from the coding sequence ATGCGCTCCAGAGACATCAAGGAAAAAGCGGTGCGCGTCACCCTTACCACCATGGCAGGCAGCTCGCTGCTGGCTCTGGCTGGTATTGTCATTTTTCTCTTCATGGAAGGCCTGCCGCTTTTCAGCGAATACCCCTTCCTCAATTTTCTGTTCGGCAACCTCTGGTATCCGACTGAGGAACCGGGATTGTTCGGCATATTCCCCCTGCTGGTGGCCTCACTGGCGGTGACGGTACTTTCGTCCCTGCTGGCGGTGCCCATGGGGGTGCTGACGGCGGTTTACCTGACGGAAATCGCCCACCCCAACGTACGGCGCGTCATCAAGCCCTTTGTGGAGCTGCTGGCGGCATTGCCCTCGGTTGTGCTGGGCTTTCTGGGCATGGTGGTGCTTGCGCCCTTCTTGCAGGATTATCTGGATGCCGCCACAGGGCTGAATCTGCTCAATGCCTCGCTGGTACTGGCGCTCATGAGCGTGCCGACCATCTGTTCCGTGTCTGAAGACGCACTGTTCGGCGTGCCACGCGACCTGCGCGAGGCATCGCTGGCACTTGGCGCGACCCGTTGGCAGACAACCGTGCGAGTGGTTATTCCTGCCGCTCTTTCGGGCATAGGCACGGCTGTGATGCTTGGCATGTCGCGCGCCATTGGTGAAACCATGGTGGTGCTGATGGTTGCTGGCGGGGCTGGCATCATCCCCACCTCGCTGCTTGACCCGGTGCGGCCCATGCCTGCCAGTATTGCCGCTGAAATGGCGGAGGCCGCCTTCCGCAGCGAACACTACCACGCGCTGTTTGCTATTGGCATTGTACTCTTTTTCCTGACGCTGAGCTTCAACCTGGCCGCCGGTTATATTGCCGAAAAGCACCGTCAGGTGGGAACCTCCAGCCTGTAA
- a CDS encoding PstS family phosphate ABC transporter substrate-binding protein: protein MSIGKLLATALTVLSLSAPAMAAQQVVINGSTTVLPVVQKAGEAFMASHPDVELSISGGGSGNGIKALIEKQCDIAMSSRDIKEKEVEAAKKNGVTPNRVVVAIDAIVPVVNPANPVAALTTGQLRDIYAGKITNWKEIGGQDGKIVVISRDTSSGTFECWQELIMKEERVNPAALMQASNGAVVQAVSKNKNALGYVGLGYLDKSTKGLKVNDVTATAQTALSKQWPIARELFVFTNGAPAGGAKAFVDYLLDPGKGQKNVLEVGYVPLGK, encoded by the coding sequence ATGTCTATCGGAAAACTGCTCGCCACCGCCCTCACGGTTCTGAGCCTCAGCGCTCCTGCCATGGCTGCCCAACAGGTCGTCATCAACGGTTCCACCACTGTTCTTCCTGTGGTTCAGAAAGCTGGCGAAGCTTTCATGGCCTCCCACCCCGATGTGGAACTGAGCATTTCAGGCGGCGGTTCCGGCAACGGCATCAAGGCACTCATTGAAAAGCAGTGCGACATCGCCATGAGCTCGCGCGACATCAAGGAAAAGGAAGTTGAAGCCGCCAAGAAAAACGGCGTGACCCCCAACCGCGTTGTTGTTGCTATTGACGCCATCGTGCCTGTGGTCAACCCCGCCAACCCGGTTGCCGCCCTCACCACTGGCCAGCTGCGCGACATTTATGCCGGCAAGATCACCAACTGGAAGGAAATTGGCGGCCAGGACGGCAAGATCGTTGTTATCTCGCGCGATACGTCCTCCGGCACCTTTGAATGCTGGCAGGAACTTATCATGAAGGAAGAGCGCGTTAACCCCGCTGCTCTCATGCAGGCCTCCAACGGCGCTGTGGTGCAGGCCGTTTCCAAGAACAAGAACGCCCTCGGCTATGTTGGCCTGGGTTACCTCGACAAGTCCACCAAGGGCCTCAAGGTCAATGATGTGACCGCCACCGCCCAGACTGCCCTTTCCAAGCAGTGGCCCATCGCCCGCGAACTTTTTGTCTTCACCAACGGCGCGCCTGCTGGCGGTGCCAAGGCTTTTGTTGATTACCTGCTGGATCCCGGCAAGGGCCAGAAGAACGTGCTTGAAGTGGGTTATGTGCCCCTGGGCAAGTAG
- a CDS encoding response regulator: MSQQILIVEDEADIRELLRFNLEREGFTVHEAADGTQGLALARQHTPDLVLLDVMLPGVDGFEVCRRLGAQAETSHIPVLMLTARGEEVDRVVGLSLGADDYVVKPFSVRELMLRVKAVLRRGGRKVESPVLERHGIRLRTEAHSAEVEGELLNLTATEFRLLEDLLRHAGSVRTREQLLNNVWGYSFEGYARTVDTHVRRLRAKLGEAAPMLETVRGVGYRIKE; the protein is encoded by the coding sequence ATGAGCCAGCAAATACTGATAGTTGAAGACGAAGCCGACATTCGTGAACTTTTGCGTTTCAATCTTGAGCGCGAGGGATTCACAGTGCATGAAGCCGCCGATGGCACGCAGGGCCTGGCCCTTGCCCGGCAGCATACCCCCGACCTGGTGCTTCTTGATGTGATGCTGCCGGGTGTGGATGGATTTGAAGTGTGCCGCCGTCTTGGCGCGCAGGCTGAAACCTCCCACATCCCGGTGCTCATGCTCACCGCACGTGGTGAAGAAGTGGACCGGGTGGTGGGGCTGAGTCTTGGTGCCGATGATTATGTGGTCAAACCCTTCAGCGTCCGCGAGCTGATGTTGCGCGTCAAAGCCGTGCTGCGGCGCGGCGGGCGCAAGGTTGAAAGCCCTGTGCTTGAGCGGCATGGCATACGCCTGCGCACCGAGGCGCATTCCGCCGAAGTGGAAGGCGAATTGCTGAACCTCACGGCTACAGAATTCCGACTGCTTGAAGACCTGCTGCGGCATGCCGGATCAGTCCGCACCCGGGAGCAGCTCCTCAACAACGTGTGGGGCTATTCCTTTGAAGGGTATGCCCGAACCGTGGATACCCATGTGCGCAGGCTGCGCGCCAAGCTGGGCGAGGCGGCTCCCATGCTGGAGACCGTGCGCGGCGTCGGCTACCGCATCAAGGAATAA
- a CDS encoding sensor histidine kinase, protein MLSFRTRIFCSVLAAALIASGIAVYYGRASFEQSQVDAARERLLRETTLSAAILDKAGANPEGLRELAAILKMPQERLSLLDNSGNVLADTAPGAQPVSKLDNHADRPEVRAAMQGGQGYSVRSSGTLGTDMAYASVRVNDARLLRIALPLNNLQQEIESRVAVFTRIGIVTLVLSLILAGLLSGALRNSLSQMVSVVEAISLGNFQRRLRRIPGREFAPLAEAVNRMAENIEDHVRTAAEQTSQLESILETMSDGVLVLGPHGRIRRCNRALAREFPAAASALGAQVVEVIPSPQLQAAVDAAMAACPVPGSVSSSGSGQADAAQNSIATSAEHESAAAGEEPTLNREQRYLQLELSSGQVMSVCISRPCGLEHLGQTGVGAVAVFHDITELIRLERVRRDFVANVSHELRTPLTAIQGYAETLISLDASPECRRFGEIILKHGVCLSRMVDDLLTLARLEGKTGSLELSPTDPRDAVSQAAGMCREMLERRKCSVVVDIPEDCRVMASQPHLAQVFRNLIENAGRYAPEGGDVRISARVSGPDVVFRVVDDGPGIPKADLERIFERFYQVERHRGQATTGLGLAICKHIVERHGGRIRAESPAQDGSTALVFTLSSVYGAALS, encoded by the coding sequence ATGCTTTCTTTCAGAACACGAATTTTTTGCAGCGTGCTTGCCGCAGCGCTCATTGCTTCGGGAATCGCCGTTTATTACGGCAGAGCTTCCTTTGAGCAGAGTCAGGTTGACGCGGCGCGCGAAAGGCTGTTGCGCGAAACTACGCTGTCTGCCGCTATTCTTGACAAGGCAGGGGCGAATCCTGAAGGCCTGCGCGAACTGGCGGCCATACTGAAAATGCCTCAGGAACGGCTTTCGCTCCTTGACAACAGCGGCAACGTGCTGGCCGACACCGCGCCGGGCGCGCAGCCGGTTTCCAAGCTCGACAACCATGCGGACAGGCCGGAGGTACGGGCTGCCATGCAGGGTGGGCAGGGATATTCCGTGCGTTCGAGCGGAACGCTGGGCACGGATATGGCGTATGCCTCGGTGCGCGTAAATGACGCGCGGCTGCTGCGCATTGCCTTGCCGCTGAACAATCTGCAGCAGGAAATTGAAAGCCGCGTGGCCGTATTCACCAGAATCGGCATTGTGACGCTGGTGCTCTCGCTGATTCTTGCGGGTCTGCTTTCCGGTGCGTTGCGCAATTCGCTTTCACAGATGGTCTCTGTGGTGGAAGCCATTTCACTGGGGAATTTTCAGCGGCGTTTGCGGCGTATTCCCGGCAGGGAATTTGCTCCGCTGGCTGAAGCTGTAAACCGCATGGCTGAAAATATTGAAGACCATGTACGAACGGCTGCTGAGCAGACATCCCAGCTTGAAAGCATACTGGAAACCATGAGCGACGGCGTATTGGTGTTGGGCCCGCATGGGCGCATCCGCCGCTGCAACCGAGCATTGGCTCGTGAATTTCCTGCTGCGGCATCGGCCTTGGGCGCGCAGGTGGTAGAAGTTATTCCATCTCCGCAGTTGCAGGCTGCTGTGGATGCGGCCATGGCCGCCTGCCCAGTGCCAGGTTCTGTGTCCAGCTCTGGGTCAGGCCAGGCAGACGCAGCGCAAAACAGCATTGCCACATCTGCGGAGCACGAAAGCGCTGCCGCTGGCGAAGAGCCCACGCTCAATCGAGAGCAGCGCTATCTGCAACTTGAGCTTTCGTCCGGGCAGGTCATGTCGGTATGCATTTCCCGCCCCTGCGGCCTTGAGCATCTGGGCCAGACAGGCGTGGGCGCGGTGGCGGTTTTCCACGATATTACAGAGCTTATACGGCTGGAGCGTGTGCGCCGCGATTTTGTGGCCAACGTGTCGCATGAGCTGCGCACCCCGCTGACTGCCATTCAGGGCTATGCCGAAACCCTCATCAGCCTGGACGCCTCGCCCGAATGCCGCCGCTTTGGCGAAATCATTCTGAAGCACGGGGTTTGCCTCAGCCGCATGGTGGACGATCTGCTCACCCTTGCCCGGCTGGAGGGCAAGACAGGTAGTCTGGAACTCAGCCCCACGGATCCCCGCGATGCCGTATCGCAAGCCGCGGGGATGTGCCGCGAAATGCTTGAGCGCCGTAAGTGTTCGGTGGTTGTGGATATCCCCGAAGACTGCCGCGTGATGGCAAGCCAGCCGCATCTGGCGCAGGTTTTCAGAAACCTTATTGAAAACGCGGGCCGTTACGCGCCGGAAGGCGGCGATGTTCGCATCAGTGCGCGCGTGAGCGGCCCGGATGTGGTTTTCCGCGTGGTGGATGACGGCCCCGGTATTCCCAAGGCCGATCTGGAGCGCATTTTTGAACGTTTTTATCAGGTGGAGCGGCACAGGGGCCAGGCAACTACCGGTCTTGGGCTGGCCATCTGCAAGCACATTGTTGAACGGCACGGTGGCCGCATACGGGCGGAAAGCCCGGCGCAAGACGGCAGCACGGCCCTTGTTTTCACCCTATCTTCCGTTTACGGAGCGGCACTTTCATGA
- the pstB gene encoding phosphate ABC transporter ATP-binding protein PstB, which produces MNEHLLARNVSVYYGQNKALHEVSLNFEPRRVTALIGPSGCGKSTFLRCLNRMNDLVPGARVEGEILLDGQDVNRPDTDVVSLRCRVGMVFQKPNPFPKTIYENVAYGLRVNGLRDESLIAEKVELSLRRAAIFEEVKDRLQSPALGLSGGQQQRLCIARALAVEPEVLLMDEPASALDPIATQKIEESIRELRESLSIIIVTHNMQQAARVSDYTAFFYMGRLIEHNATDVMFTRPAKKQTEDYITGRFG; this is translated from the coding sequence ATGAACGAGCATCTGCTGGCACGCAACGTCAGTGTATACTACGGGCAAAACAAGGCCCTGCACGAAGTAAGCCTGAATTTTGAGCCGCGCAGGGTCACGGCCCTGATTGGCCCCTCGGGCTGTGGCAAATCAACCTTTTTGCGTTGTCTTAACCGCATGAACGACCTTGTTCCCGGCGCGCGCGTTGAAGGCGAAATCCTCCTGGATGGCCAGGACGTGAACCGTCCCGATACGGATGTGGTTTCGCTGCGCTGCCGTGTGGGCATGGTGTTTCAAAAGCCCAATCCCTTCCCCAAAACCATTTACGAAAACGTGGCCTACGGCCTACGCGTCAATGGCTTGCGGGACGAAAGCCTGATTGCCGAAAAAGTGGAGCTTTCCCTGCGCAGGGCCGCCATTTTTGAAGAAGTCAAAGACCGCCTGCAAAGCCCGGCGCTTGGGCTTTCCGGCGGGCAGCAGCAGCGCCTGTGCATTGCCCGTGCTCTGGCTGTGGAGCCGGAGGTGCTGCTCATGGACGAACCCGCCAGCGCCCTTGATCCCATTGCCACGCAAAAGATTGAAGAAAGCATCCGCGAACTGCGCGAATCGCTTTCCATCATCATTGTTACGCACAACATGCAACAGGCTGCCCGCGTTTCTGACTACACGGCATTTTTTTACATGGGCAGGCTTATTGAACACAACGCCACGGATGTCATGTTCACCAGACCGGCTAAAAAGCAGACGGAAGATTATATTACAGGCCGTTTTGGCTAA